From the Lathyrus oleraceus cultivar Zhongwan6 chromosome 4, CAAS_Psat_ZW6_1.0, whole genome shotgun sequence genome, one window contains:
- the LOC127073962 gene encoding protein LATERAL ORGAN BOUNDARIES, which yields MASSSSSYNSPCAACKFLRRKCMPGCIFAPYFPPEEPQKFANVHKIFGASNVTKLLNELLPHQREDAVNSLAYEAEARVRDPVYGCVGAISFLQRQVQRLQKELDAANTDLLRYSLTDIPPPPPSSLSVPPGMVSVQQMPQRQFSGGVYSSFPYSLPWTDTSSEDMSEGGGGGNHL from the coding sequence ATGGCATCATCATCCAGCTCATACAATTCACCTTGTGCCGCCTGCAAATTTTTGAGGAGAAAATGCATGCCAGGATGCATTTTTGCACCATACTTTCCACCAGAAGAGCCACAAAAATTTGCAAACGTGCACAAAATATTCGGTGCCAGCAATGTGACAAAGCTTCTCAACGAACTCCTCCCACACCAAAGAGAGGATGCAGTGAACTCACTTGCCTACGAAGCCGAAGCACGGGTGAGGGACCCTGTTTATGGCTGTGTAGGTGCTATCTCTTTTCTTCAAAGACAAGTTCAGAGGCTCCAAAAGGAGCTTGATGCTGCTAACACTGATCTTCTTCGTTATTCACTCACTGATATCCCTCCACCTCCACCGTCGTCTCTTTCTGTGCCGCCCGGAATGGTGTCAGTTCAACAAATGCCGCAAAGACAGTTTAGTGGAGGTGTTTATTCTTCTTTTCCTTATTCTCTTCCTTGGACTGATACTTCATCAGAGGACATGAGTGAGGGTGGTGGAGGAGGAAATCATTTGTGA